Proteins encoded by one window of Mycolicibacterium sp. ND9-15:
- the eccE gene encoding type VII secretion protein EccE produces the protein MTVRIALASSAVVLAAMAYPWDTTTDRWIVGIAVAVVVVVFAWWRGQFVTTMIGRRLAVFRRNHSRPKAQNPNQVTVVLRVTDPSAVGVPLPLVLGYVERFGVRSEKVRVTNHDGNGVRTTWISLTLDAKANLVAPQARSADLPLRDTAQIAGRRLADHLREAGLDAILVDDTDAPLGEGAREKWRGVKDDRGFVSAFGIPVDDKLGERLGEVWSQPGEVWTAIEFSGPAADPVVAAACAFRTPDVVRSAPVSWLIAERGVQRPLLTALDPKAVGRLDVADKPVLAGLLERIDWPAGSQPELSRT, from the coding sequence GTGACCGTTCGAATTGCGTTGGCGTCGTCGGCCGTTGTCCTGGCGGCCATGGCGTACCCGTGGGATACCACCACGGACCGGTGGATCGTGGGAATCGCCGTCGCCGTCGTGGTGGTGGTGTTCGCCTGGTGGCGCGGGCAGTTCGTGACGACGATGATCGGTCGGCGGCTGGCGGTGTTCCGGCGTAACCACTCCAGACCCAAGGCGCAGAATCCGAATCAGGTGACCGTGGTGTTGCGGGTGACCGACCCGTCAGCTGTCGGTGTGCCATTGCCGTTGGTGCTCGGTTACGTCGAGCGGTTCGGTGTCCGCAGCGAGAAGGTTCGGGTCACCAACCACGATGGGAACGGTGTCCGCACCACATGGATCAGCCTCACGCTCGACGCGAAGGCGAACCTGGTTGCCCCGCAGGCCCGTTCCGCGGACTTGCCGCTTCGCGACACCGCGCAGATCGCCGGACGGCGCCTTGCCGATCACCTCCGGGAGGCGGGCCTGGACGCGATCCTGGTCGATGACACCGACGCGCCGCTGGGTGAGGGAGCTCGCGAGAAGTGGCGGGGAGTCAAGGACGACCGCGGCTTCGTCTCGGCCTTCGGGATTCCGGTTGACGACAAGCTGGGCGAACGACTCGGTGAGGTGTGGTCACAGCCGGGCGAGGTTTGGACCGCCATCGAATTCAGCGGCCCGGCAGCCGATCCCGTCGTCGCGGCAGCGTGTGCCTTCCGCACTCCCGACGTGGTGCGCAGCGCCCCCGTATCCTGGTTGATCGCCGAAAGGGGAGTGCAACGACCGCTGCTCACAGCGCTGGATCCCAAGGCCGTCGGCCGGTTGGACGTTGCGGATAAGCCGGTTCTTGCGGGGCTGCTTGAGCGGATCGACTGGCCGGCCGGGTCGCAGCCCGAACTCAGTCGAACATGA
- the mycP gene encoding type VII secretion-associated serine protease mycosin, translating to MRDRLRAVFAGAAVTLTVVGVSCPMAQAITPPQVDPAVRPPSGAAGPVQPMAQRGPCVTTGVLPGTDPGVPGSNQKLLNLDGAWEYSRGDGQVVAVIDTGVRPGPRLPNVDAGGDFVESTDGLTDCDGHGTLVAGLIAGQPGPDGFSGVAPGARILAIRSTSSRFSPSDMGGNQATARVALDVATLARAVVRAADLGARVINISAVTCLPATESVDQNELGAALRYAAVEKDAVIVAAAGNNKMGLNPGSACPSNPLSDPARPEDPRNWAGVTSVSIPSSWQPYVLSVGSLDSAGRPSDFTMAGPWVGIAAPGQDIASVGNGEGGGLANALPDDQGRWHPLNGSSFAAAYVSGVAALVRSRFPELTAEQVRDRLTAGAQGAARAPSNLTGAGLVDPVAALTWDVTRAVGGDTEREPRPVAAPPQPAPPDSTPKVVAFVGTGVLALIAVVTAAIAAYRRRNLDNQAEAS from the coding sequence ATGCGCGACCGACTCCGTGCCGTTTTCGCGGGCGCGGCGGTGACGCTGACCGTCGTGGGCGTGAGTTGCCCTATGGCACAGGCGATCACTCCACCTCAGGTGGATCCGGCGGTGCGGCCCCCCTCGGGCGCCGCGGGCCCGGTGCAGCCGATGGCTCAACGCGGCCCATGTGTCACCACCGGTGTGCTACCCGGCACCGACCCCGGTGTGCCCGGGTCGAACCAGAAGCTGCTCAACCTCGACGGCGCATGGGAGTACAGCCGCGGTGACGGACAGGTCGTCGCGGTCATCGACACCGGGGTCAGACCCGGGCCGCGGCTGCCGAACGTCGATGCCGGCGGGGATTTCGTCGAGTCCACCGACGGACTGACCGACTGCGACGGGCACGGGACGCTGGTCGCCGGCCTGATCGCGGGCCAACCGGGACCCGACGGGTTCTCCGGCGTGGCACCGGGTGCCCGGATCCTCGCGATCCGGTCCACCTCGTCGCGGTTCTCACCGAGCGACATGGGGGGCAATCAGGCCACCGCACGTGTGGCGCTCGACGTCGCGACCCTGGCCCGCGCGGTTGTCCGGGCGGCGGATCTGGGTGCGCGGGTGATCAACATCTCCGCGGTCACCTGTCTTCCCGCCACCGAATCCGTCGACCAGAACGAACTCGGCGCGGCACTGCGGTACGCCGCCGTCGAGAAGGACGCGGTGATCGTCGCGGCGGCCGGAAACAACAAGATGGGCTTGAATCCGGGCTCGGCGTGCCCGTCGAACCCGCTGTCGGATCCGGCTCGGCCGGAGGATCCCCGCAACTGGGCAGGGGTCACGTCGGTGTCGATCCCGTCGTCCTGGCAGCCCTACGTGCTCTCGGTCGGTTCGCTCGATTCCGCCGGCCGTCCATCGGATTTCACGATGGCCGGACCGTGGGTGGGGATCGCGGCCCCGGGCCAGGACATCGCGTCGGTGGGCAACGGTGAGGGCGGCGGTCTCGCCAACGCGTTGCCCGACGACCAGGGCAGGTGGCATCCACTGAACGGATCGAGCTTTGCCGCCGCTTACGTTTCCGGCGTTGCAGCGTTGGTGCGCAGTCGTTTTCCCGAACTGACCGCCGAACAGGTCAGGGACCGGCTCACCGCTGGTGCACAAGGAGCGGCGAGGGCCCCGTCGAACCTGACCGGCGCCGGCCTGGTCGACCCCGTTGCCGCGTTGACATGGGACGTGACAAGGGCCGTTGGTGGCGATACCGAGCGGGAGCCACGACCGGTCGCCGCACCGCCGCAACCCGCACCGCCCGACTCGACTCCGAAGGTTGTCGCATTCGTCGGAACCGGGGTGCTGGCGTTGATCGCCGTCGTCACGGCCGCGATCGCGGCGTATCGGCGAAGGAACCTCGATAATCAAGCGGAGGCATCGTGA
- the eccD gene encoding type VII secretion integral membrane protein EccD, with protein MADSSMTGASPTAVMPIVRVAVLAAGEAGGRVTDMALPAELPLREILPAVRRMAMPADEEFGDAAPVVLSLAPVGGAPFSLDATLDTVGVVDGDLLALQPLPAGPAAPRIVEDIGDAAVIFSAARERPWGAAHIARGAAAAVVTLISVATAFAAAHSDLSGGFVGLVVASSVAALTVLAALLTWGRSPRLGTALAVAALAPIAVALGLAVPGEFGPSHVLLAAAGVTAWSIMSIVVAQRAIAVFTAASAVGAGALITAGAATIWHLDHVIVGAILVVLALVVTVQAAQLSAMWSRLPVPVIPAPGDPTPAPPPLKVLADLPRRVRISDSHQSGFIAGGVLLSTTGALTLAAPQGVSIWAWYIVAAVALGSVLRARVWDSAPCKAWLLSQPFLLAISFLVVFSVDDRIAAAWWALAALAGLTAVWVIVAMFPRVASPDTYSLPMRRLVGFLASGLDGSLIPVLAYLVGLFAWVLNR; from the coding sequence ATGGCAGACAGTTCAATGACCGGCGCCTCACCGACGGCGGTGATGCCGATCGTTCGCGTCGCCGTGCTTGCCGCGGGCGAGGCGGGCGGTCGAGTCACCGACATGGCGTTGCCGGCCGAGCTTCCCCTGCGCGAGATCCTGCCTGCGGTGCGGCGGATGGCGATGCCTGCCGACGAGGAGTTCGGCGATGCCGCACCTGTCGTCCTCTCCCTCGCACCGGTCGGCGGCGCACCGTTCAGCCTCGATGCGACGCTGGACACCGTCGGCGTCGTCGACGGCGATCTGCTTGCGCTGCAGCCGCTTCCCGCCGGCCCCGCCGCACCGCGGATCGTCGAGGACATCGGCGATGCGGCGGTCATCTTCTCGGCCGCCCGGGAAAGGCCCTGGGGTGCTGCGCATATCGCGCGCGGCGCGGCTGCGGCAGTGGTGACGCTCATCTCGGTCGCGACGGCGTTCGCTGCGGCACACAGCGACCTCAGCGGCGGATTCGTCGGTCTCGTCGTCGCCAGCAGCGTCGCGGCGCTCACGGTGCTGGCTGCACTGCTCACGTGGGGCCGCTCACCTCGGCTCGGCACCGCGCTGGCCGTGGCGGCATTGGCGCCGATCGCCGTGGCCCTCGGGCTCGCGGTACCCGGCGAGTTCGGACCGTCCCACGTACTGCTGGCCGCCGCGGGCGTGACGGCGTGGTCGATCATGAGCATCGTCGTGGCACAGCGAGCGATCGCGGTCTTCACGGCCGCCAGCGCCGTCGGGGCCGGTGCCCTGATCACCGCCGGAGCCGCCACCATCTGGCATCTGGATCACGTCATCGTCGGTGCCATTCTGGTGGTCTTGGCGTTGGTGGTCACGGTGCAAGCCGCCCAGTTGTCCGCGATGTGGTCACGCCTGCCCGTACCGGTGATCCCCGCCCCCGGTGACCCGACACCTGCGCCGCCTCCCCTGAAGGTGCTCGCCGATCTGCCGCGCCGCGTCCGGATCAGCGATTCGCACCAGTCCGGATTCATCGCCGGCGGGGTGCTGCTGTCCACCACCGGAGCATTGACATTGGCTGCCCCCCAGGGAGTTTCGATCTGGGCGTGGTACATCGTGGCAGCCGTGGCGCTCGGCTCGGTGCTACGCGCCAGGGTGTGGGATTCCGCGCCGTGCAAGGCATGGCTGTTGAGCCAGCCTTTCCTGCTGGCGATTTCGTTCCTGGTGGTCTTCAGCGTCGACGACCGCATCGCCGCGGCATGGTGGGCGCTGGCGGCGCTCGCCGGCTTGACGGCGGTGTGGGTGATCGTCGCGATGTTCCCGAGAGTGGCGTCGCCCGACACGTATTCCCTGCCGATGCGCCGCCTGGTCGGGTTCCTGGCGTCCGGCCTCGACGGATCGCTGATCCCGGTGCTGGCGTACCTGGTAGGGCTGTTCGCCTGGGTCTTGAACCGATGA
- a CDS encoding ESX secretion-associated protein EspG: MAVNAVELTAEQAWFVADALGAGSYPWVLAITPPYSEDAARATFEARLSAELVKLGVMTPDLAVEPNVRQWVTTTCRPRRWLELRFVRDSGDMLRGHVARRDEDTVVALRGGGLVTLTALDVDHPQALVPILTAGLSGRPPARFDEFAIPARIGARADEQLRNGAALDDVVEFLGIPPSARAVVQAAYATDRSYVEIVAGDHRDGHRVSTDVGVSVVDTREGRVLVHPSKAFDGEWVSTFTPGTPLAIAAAVERLTATLPDGAWFPDLRLTRNFDSDQRTEHQWQTVQ, translated from the coding sequence GTGGCAGTTAACGCTGTCGAGCTGACCGCGGAGCAGGCCTGGTTCGTCGCCGACGCCTTGGGGGCAGGAAGCTACCCCTGGGTGCTCGCCATCACCCCGCCCTACAGCGAGGACGCCGCGCGTGCGACGTTCGAGGCCAGATTGTCGGCCGAACTGGTGAAGTTGGGTGTGATGACTCCCGACCTGGCCGTCGAACCCAATGTCCGACAATGGGTCACGACGACGTGCCGGCCTCGGCGGTGGCTCGAACTGAGATTCGTCCGCGACTCGGGCGACATGCTGCGCGGACACGTCGCCCGTCGCGACGAGGACACCGTCGTGGCGCTGCGCGGCGGCGGCCTCGTCACGCTGACCGCACTCGACGTGGATCACCCGCAGGCTCTGGTGCCCATCCTGACCGCGGGGCTCTCGGGCCGGCCACCCGCCCGCTTCGATGAGTTCGCCATCCCCGCGCGGATCGGCGCGCGCGCCGACGAACAGCTGCGCAACGGCGCGGCACTGGACGACGTCGTCGAGTTCCTCGGCATCCCGCCGAGCGCGCGCGCCGTCGTCCAAGCCGCCTATGCGACGGACCGCAGCTATGTGGAGATCGTCGCGGGAGACCACCGCGACGGTCACCGCGTCAGCACCGATGTCGGCGTCAGTGTCGTCGACACCCGCGAAGGCAGGGTTCTCGTCCACCCGTCGAAGGCGTTCGACGGCGAATGGGTGTCGACGTTCACTCCCGGTACGCCGCTGGCGATCGCGGCGGCCGTCGAGCGGCTCACCGCAACGTTGCCCGACGGGGCGTGGTTCCCCGACCTCCGATTGACCCGAAACTTCGACTCCGACCAGAGAACGGAACATCAATGGCAGACAGTTCAATGA
- a CDS encoding WXG100 family type VII secretion target, translating into MSQIMYNYPAMLAHAGEMGGYAGALHAVGADIASEQAALAGAWQGDTGTTYQAWQAQWNLALEELVRAYRAMAATHEQNTMAMSARDQAEGAKWGG; encoded by the coding sequence ATGTCTCAGATCATGTACAACTACCCGGCCATGCTGGCCCACGCCGGCGAGATGGGCGGTTACGCGGGGGCGCTGCACGCCGTCGGCGCCGACATCGCCAGCGAGCAGGCGGCATTGGCGGGCGCCTGGCAGGGCGACACCGGTACCACCTACCAGGCGTGGCAGGCGCAGTGGAACCTCGCTCTCGAGGAACTCGTGCGCGCATACCGTGCGATGGCGGCCACCCACGAGCAGAACACGATGGCGATGAGCGCTCGGGACCAGGCCGAAGGCGCCAAATGGGGTGGCTGA
- the esxG gene encoding type VII secretion system protein EsxG — protein sequence MSLLDAHIPQLVSSEATFSAKAALMRSTMAQAEQAAQSAQAFHMGESSAAFQASHARFLEVSAKVNALLDIAQVNLGDAAGTYVAQDAAAASTYTGI from the coding sequence ATGAGCCTCTTGGACGCTCACATCCCGCAACTCGTGTCATCGGAGGCCACGTTCTCCGCGAAGGCCGCGCTGATGCGCAGCACCATGGCGCAGGCCGAGCAGGCTGCGCAGTCGGCGCAGGCGTTCCACATGGGTGAGTCCTCGGCCGCCTTCCAGGCCTCGCACGCCCGCTTTCTCGAAGTGTCCGCGAAGGTCAATGCACTGCTGGACATCGCCCAGGTCAATCTCGGCGACGCGGCCGGCACCTACGTGGCGCAGGACGCCGCAGCGGCCAGCACCTACACCGGTATCTGA